The Proteiniborus ethanoligenes genome segment TTTCAGTTTTCATAACGATAAAGGATCTTAAAAGAGCATGAAGACAATAACCAGTAGGTCCAACTTTAGACGAATGATATTTTGGGAAACTAGACAAATCAATGATATCGAAGATTTTTTCATAAAATTTTGTTTTGCTATTAGATGTAAATAAATCAATGTTATTAAAGATTAATTGACGTTCAAACAAGGGCTTCGCCTCCTTAATATAATATTTGGTGGTACTTATATTATTTGACATAAAGAGGCGAAAACCCTTTTTGAAAATAGAAATATTTTTGAGTGATAAGAAAAAATCACTGTATAGAACACAGTGATTTCAAGCGTTGCAAGTTATGACAAACGCTATATTTAAGCAGGAAAAGAGGTGATATTTATGGCAGTTTTTAGAGTAGAAAAAACACGGGATTATACAGTGATGTCAAACCACCATTTAAGAAATACAGACCTTTCCTTAAAAGCAAAAGGCTTATTATCTCTTATGCTTTCTTTACCAGACAACTGGGATTATACGACTAAGGGACTTGCCTGTATATGTAAGGATGGCATAGATAGTATTAACAGTGGTGTAAAGGAACTAGAAGTAAATGGCTATGTAATTCGTAGGCGGTTAAGGAATGAAAAAGGGCAACTGACTACTACAGAATATACTATTTTTGAACAGCCTCAAACCCTTGATATGACTGATACACCACCTAAAGGGGAAAATCCAATACTGGATAATCCTATCTTGGACAACCAAGCACAGGAGAAACCTATATTGGAAAATCCAATCTTGGGAAAACCTAAGCAGGCTGAGCCTATCTTGGGAAACCCCCACCAATTAAGTACTAATATATTAAATACTGATTTATTAAATATGGAGGTATCAAATCCTTATCCATCAAATCTGTATCAATCAAATAAAGAGCCACAAGAAAAAAAGATTAGATATGATGAGATTGGATGTGATAGCCCAGCAGAAATAAAAGAAATGGTTTTAGAAAATATTGAATATAGGTATATTAAAGATAATCATAATCGTGAGCGTTTAGATGAAATCGTAGACCTAATGGTGGAAACTTTATGTTCTACCAAGGACACCATCAATGTTGCAGGAGATGATTACCCTGCACAACTTGTAAAAGAAAAACTACTGAGGATAAATTGTTTGCATATTGACTATGTCTTTGAATGTCTTGATAAGACCACCACCTATATCCGTAACATCAGGCGGTATTTACTGACTACCTTATTTAATGCACCATCCACCATAGATAGTTATTACTCGGCATTGGTAAATCATGATTTAAATAGAAACCCCTAAAGGCATTTTGTACCTGATACAAGAGGATTACAAAATGCCTTTTTCTATGTCAAAAACAGAAGGGAGGAAGACCTATGCAGGAAGAAGTAGAAAACAGAACAGTAGCACTAGTAATAAGCGGTACAAAGCTTACAGCAAGAAGTTTAAAGGCGGCTATTTTAAAATATCTAGCATGGCGTAAGGATAAGAAAAAATACCCTGAAATTCCTCAAGGCAAGCAAAGTCTTAAAGACCTTGCCAAACAAAATGCAGGAATGACCAATATTGAAATTACAGATAAAAATATTAAAAGCTTTGAAAGATCAGCAAGAAAATACGGTGTTGATTTTGCTGTTAAAAAAGATAGAAGCGTAAAACCATCTAAATACCTGGTCTTTTTCAAGGGCAGGGATGCAGATGCCATTACTGCTGCATTTACGGATTTTACAGCTAAAATGGTAAAAAGAGCAGAAAGGCCTTCCGTACTTTCACAGCTTAAAAAGTTTACCCAGCTTGTGAAAAACACAGTTACAGATAGGGTGAAAAGTAAAGATAGGGAGCAAAGCCTATGAATACAAGACTAAAAAGAATATTAATTTTAAATATCCCTTACCTATTTTTAGCCCTATTTTTTACCAAGGTATCACAGGCATGGAGACTTGCCTTTGGATACGATATTGGGCAGAAAGTTCATTTTTAGGCTTTCACCCTTAATTGACACACAGCAGGAGTGCCAGCGAAAAGCAAGGGCGGCGTGGCCGTTCATCTCGACCCTTGCTTTTTGATGGTAGGCCTGCTATTTTTTCTGTGTTTGATATTTGAAGGGCAAAGGATTATAATTTAATATAATAGGTAAATAGGAAATTAAGAAAGATGATATAAGAATTCATTATACATATGATTGGTATAAAATATCGTGATTAGAAAGGAATATAAATATGGAAGGTAAGAATATACAAATACGCAATAGTACAGTAGACTTTATGGTCTTTACTAAAGATGCAGGTAGTGATTCTATAGAGGTCCGTGTACAAGATGGTGATGTGTGGCTAACTCAAAAAGCCATATCTATGCTATTTGATGTGGATAGAAGTGTAGTGACAAAGCATTTGAAAAATATATTTGAAGCAGGTGAACTAGACGAAAATTCAACTTGTGCAAATTTTGCACAAGTTGCGGATAATGGTAAAACCTATCAATATAAATTCTATTCATTATCAGCCATAATTGCCGTTGGTTACCGTACAAATTCAGAAAGAGCATTACAGTTTAGGCAGTGGGCAACTAAGGTATTAGATACTTTTACAAAGCAGGGATATGTTTTAGATAAGAATAGATTAATTAATGGACAAATTTTTGATGAAGATTATTTTGAGCATTTGATTTCTGAAATTCAGGAAATAAGGGCTAGTGAAAGACGGTTTTACCAGAAGATCACTGATATATATGCTACAGCAGTTGATTATTCTAAAGACAGTAAAGTTACCAAGGACTTCTTTGCTACTGTTCAAAATAAAATGCACTATGCAATTCACGGCAATACAGCAGCAGAAGTAATCACCACAAGGGCAAATCATAAAAAAGATCACATGGGTTTAACTAGCTGGAGAAATGCACCAGATGGCAAGATTGTAAAAACGGATGTATCCATTGCTAAGAATTATTTAGCAAAAAATGAGGCAGAGGAACTAAATGAAATTGTGACAATGTATCTTGACTATGCAACAAGACAAGCAAGAAGGCATATCCCCATGACTATGGCGCTGATTGGGCAGAAAAATTAGATGCATTTTTGAAATTTAACGATGCTGAAATTTTATCGGGTAAGGGTAAGGTAACTGCAAAGATTGCAAAAACATTTGCAGAAAGTG includes the following:
- a CDS encoding DUF6017 domain-containing protein, with translation MAVFRVEKTRDYTVMSNHHLRNTDLSLKAKGLLSLMLSLPDNWDYTTKGLACICKDGIDSINSGVKELEVNGYVIRRRLRNEKGQLTTTEYTIFEQPQTLDMTDTPPKGENPILDNPILDNQAQEKPILENPILGKPKQAEPILGNPHQLSTNILNTDLLNMEVSNPYPSNLYQSNKEPQEKKIRYDEIGCDSPAEIKEMVLENIEYRYIKDNHNRERLDEIVDLMVETLCSTKDTINVAGDDYPAQLVKEKLLRINCLHIDYVFECLDKTTTYIRNIRRYLLTTLFNAPSTIDSYYSALVNHDLNRNP
- a CDS encoding PcfB family protein; amino-acid sequence: MQEEVENRTVALVISGTKLTARSLKAAILKYLAWRKDKKKYPEIPQGKQSLKDLAKQNAGMTNIEITDKNIKSFERSARKYGVDFAVKKDRSVKPSKYLVFFKGRDADAITAAFTDFTAKMVKRAERPSVLSQLKKFTQLVKNTVTDRVKSKDREQSL